GCTTTTTGTCTCCTTCCATTCGGGCGCTCCGGATACAGCGTCTCCGGCGCAGCCATTCTGTTCTGTCTCTGCCCGGTGCATGACCGGTCTTTATTCCTGCCCGCATACCTCCAGTATGCGCGCCGTCACAAGCTCGCATGCACGTCCGCTCTCACAGTTTCCCATTTCACGGTGGTGCCGCCGGATGCTCTCCCGCGCCGCATTTTCATCGTAACTGACAATTCTTTTTTCGAGCTCTGCCATATCCTGTGCCATCGCAAACGGCCACTGATCGATATCCGTGTAAAACCCGGTCTTTTCCAGATATTCCGCCAGGTCCGGCACAAATAAAAAGCACGGACGATATAGAAAGGAATAATCCCATACCGCCGAGGAATAATCTGTAATCAGCATGTCCGCCGCACATAAAAGCTCCTGCATATCCGGATAATCCCCCGCCTGCAGGACCTCACATCCCGTCACGCTGATGGACGCTGTCTTATCCTGATAGCGGTGCGCACGGAACAGGATATGCCATTTCGTGCCGTCCCTCTGAAGCGTCTTTAAAAGAGCCTCCCCGTCCAGCACGATCCGCTGCGACGGCGTGCGGTAGGTGGGCGCATAGAGCACCAGGCGCTCCCCCTGCGGAATGCGGTAATATGCCCGCACCTTATCCGCCGCGCGCTCCGTCTGCCCGTTTACCAGGCAGTCGTTGCGCGGCATTCCAATCTCCATAATCTCTCCCTGATAATGAAACGCCCCGCGGAACAGGCAGACCGTTGCCCGCCTGCAGGTTGATAAAAACAGGCTGATATTTTCCGCGCAGAATTTCAGCTTCCTGCGCTGCAATCTGTCCGCGTCCTCATAATTGTCCTTCAGGCGTTTGTAGGCGCCGCCGCCGTGCCAGGTGTTGATCAGATACTGCTTTTTCCGGAACGGAAACCACGGCGCATAGGAGCCGCTCGTCACGATCACCTTTGCCGTCATCAGATAATAAAAGGACTGCAGGCTGTAATGCTTTACAAACGTAATGTCCCTGCCCTCGCTCTCTCGGTAACGCTCCGGCCCGGATACCGCCCAGTAAATCTGAAACCTGCCCGGATATTCCCGGCGGATATAATC
This is a stretch of genomic DNA from Marvinbryantia formatexigens DSM 14469. It encodes these proteins:
- a CDS encoding CDP-glycerol glycerophosphotransferase family protein, whose amino-acid sequence is MKDFLKIVYSYALMVLLFPLRLFPVRSDRLVFAGLTGGDAYEYAGNPKYLCDYIRREYPGRFQIYWAVSGPERYRESEGRDITFVKHYSLQSFYYLMTAKVIVTSGSYAPWFPFRKKQYLINTWHGGGAYKRLKDNYEDADRLQRRKLKFCAENISLFLSTCRRATVCLFRGAFHYQGEIMEIGMPRNDCLVNGQTERAADKVRAYYRIPQGERLVLYAPTYRTPSQRIVLDGEALLKTLQRDGTKWHILFRAHRYQDKTASISVTGCEVLQAGDYPDMQELLCAADMLITDYSSAVWDYSFLYRPCFLFVPDLAEYLEKTGFYTDIDQWPFAMAQDMAELEKRIVSYDENAARESIRRHHREMGNCESGRACELVTARILEVCGQE